A stretch of the Capsicum annuum cultivar UCD-10X-F1 chromosome 8, UCD10Xv1.1, whole genome shotgun sequence genome encodes the following:
- the LOC107839773 gene encoding MLO-like protein 13 isoform X2: MAEQSESLEYTPTWVVAVVCFIIVLISLFAERGLHRLGKFFREKNQDALYEALQKLKEELMLLGFISLLLTVSQGAISKICIPENIAKIMLPCKLKELSGNSSHLITGRHLLAGSGGADHCSRHEGQTPLLSLEALHQLHIFIFVLAVTHVIFCATTMVLGGAKIQQWRHWENSIQKESRPHHVHILHLQSFMDRAGRRWRKYAPVSWTVAFFKQFYGSVTKSDYVVLRTGFIREHCPTNPKFNFHKYMLRTLEHDFKRIVGISWYLWLFVVLFLLINIAGWHSYFWLSFLPLVLLLLVGTKLEHIITELAQEVAERSSIVDETTPVRPSDELFWFHSPTIVLYLIHFILFQNSFEIAFFVWIWCTYGFKSCIMEELGYIIPRLIIG, encoded by the exons ATGGCGGAACAGTCTGAGTCTCTGGAGTATACACCAACATGGGTGGTTGCTGTTGTCTGCTTCATCATCGTTCTCATTTCACTTTTTGCTGAACGTGGCCTTCATCGTCTTGGAAAG TTCTTTCGGGAAAAGAATCAAGATGCCCTATACGAGGCCCTGCAGAAATTAAAAGAAG AATTGATGCTTTTGGGATTTATTTCATTACTATTGACGGTGTCTCAAGGAGCAATAAGCAAAATATGCATTCCTGAAAATATAGCAAAGATAATGCTTCCATGCAAGCTCAAAGAACTATCTGGCAATTCTAGTCATCTGATCACCGGGAGGCACCTTTTAGCCGGATCTGGTGGTGCAGATCATTGTAGCCGTCATGAG GGACAAACTCCCCTATTATCCTTGGAGGCATTGCATCAACTGCACATTTTCATATTTGTATTGGCAGTCACACATGTGATCTTCTGTGCCACCACCATGGTTCTTGGAGGGGCTAAG ATACAACAATGGAGACACTGGGAGAACTCAATTCAAAAGGAATCAAGACCACATCATG TGCATATACTCCATCTTCAATCATTCATGGATAGAGCTGGTAGACGTTGGAGGAAGTACGCTCCCGTGAGTTGGACG GTTGCATTTTTCAAACAATTCTATGGTTCAGTAACAAAGTCAGACTATGTTGTCTTGCGGACTGGATTTATCAGG GAACATTGTCCAACCAATCCTAAGTTTAATTTTCACAAATATATGTTGCGGACACTGGAGCATGATTTTAAAAGGATTGTTGGAATCAG TTGGTACTTGTGGCTTTTTGTCGTTCTTTTTTTGTTGATCAACATTGCAG GATGGCACTCTTACTTTTGGCTATCATTTTTACCTCTAGTT CTACTACTTCTTGTGGGAACAAAATTGGAACACATAATAACAGAATTGGCTCAAGAGGTTGCAGAGAGGTCATCAATAGTAGATGAAACCACACCAGTTAGGCCCTCTGATGAGTTGTTTTGGTTTCACAGTCCAACTATTGTCCTTTACCTCATTCACTTCATTTTGTTCCAAAACTCCTTTGAGATTGCTTTCTTTGTCTGGATTTGG TGTACTTACGGATTCAAGTCATGCATCATGGAAGAATTGGGTTATATTATACCAAGACTAATCATTGGGTAA
- the LOC107839775 gene encoding TVP38/TMEM64 family membrane protein slr0305 has protein sequence MMPESTDDSDKANINRESQGKEDSEYVRLVIRNARTDEVETSKSESQSRKEAIIWWIKAIIGCIFTVIIVLVFIKWGGPFFFEKILIPILQWEATAFGRPVLALVLVASLALFPVFLIPSGPSMWLAGMIFGYGLGFVIIMAGTTIGMILPYFVGLLFRDRIHQWLKRWPHMAAMIRLVGEGSWFHQFRVVAVFRISPFPYTIFNYAVVVTKMSFWPYFWGSIAGMIPESFIYIYSGRLIRTLADVQYGNHHLTTVEIVYNVISFIIAVVTIVAFTVYAKRALRQLESEEENNGEGSTSNRGRLELEAFPIQKSKLPSLCSSL, from the exons ATGATGCCAGAGTCAACTGATGATTCAGACAAAGCCAACATTAACCGCGAGAGTCAAGGAAAGGAAGATAGCGAGTATGTGAGGCTTGTTATAAGAAATGCAAGAACAGATGAAGTTGAAACTTCAAAATCCGAATCACAGTCCAGAAAAGAGGCTATTATATGGTGGATCAAGGCCATTATAGGGTGTATTTTCACTGTGATAATTGTACTGGTTTTCATAAAATGGGGAGGTCCCTTTTTTTTTGAGAAG ATTCTAATTCCAATCCTACAATGGGAAGCCACTGCTTTTGGCCGTCCAGTGCTTGCTCTTGTACTTGTAGCTTCTTTGGCACTGTTTCCGGTATTCCTAATTCCTTCTGGACCATCAATGTGGCTCGCTGGAATGATCTTTGGATATGGTCTTGGATTTGTTATTATAATGGCAGGAACAACAATTGGGATGATCCTGCCATATTTTGTTGGTTTGCTTTTCAGAGATAGAATTCAT CAATGGTTGAAGAGATGGCCTCACATGGCAGCTATGATTAGGCTGGTGGGAGAAGGAAGTTGGTTTCATCAATTCCGTGTGGTCGCGGTATTTAGGATTTCGCCATTTCCGTACACAATCTTCAATTATGCAGTGGTAGTGACAAAGATGAGCTTCTGGCCTTACTTTTGGGGATCTATTGCAGGGATGATTCCCGAATCCTTCATTTACATCTACAG TGGTCGCCTAATTAGAACATTGGCGGATGTGCAATATGGGAACCATCACCTGACTACAGTTGAGATTGTGTATAATGTCATTTCATTCATTATAGCAGTCGTCACTATAGTGGCTTTCACTGTCTACGCCAAGAGGGCACTGAGACAACTTGaaagtgaagaagaaaacaatggTGAAGGCTCTACCTCTAACCGTGGGAGGTTAGAACTGGAGGCTTTTCCAATACAAAAATCCAAGCTTCCTAGTTTGTGCTCAAGTTTGTAG
- the LOC107839773 gene encoding MLO-like protein 13 isoform X1 gives MAEQSESLEYTPTWVVAVVCFIIVLISLFAERGLHRLGKFFREKNQDALYEALQKLKEELMLLGFISLLLTVSQGAISKICIPENIAKIMLPCKLKELSGNSSHLITGRHLLAGSGGADHCSRHEGQTPLLSLEALHQLHIFIFVLAVTHVIFCATTMVLGGAKIQQWRHWENSIQKESRPHHVHILHLQSFMDRAGRRWRKYAPVSWTVAFFKQFYGSVTKSDYVVLRTGFIREHCPTNPKFNFHKYMLRTLEHDFKRIVGISWYLWLFVVLFLLINIAGWHSYFWLSFLPLVLLLLVGTKLEHIITELAQEVAERSSIVDETTPVRPSDELFWFHSPTIVLYLIHFILFQNSFEIAFFVWIWCTYGFKSCIMEELGYIIPRLIIGVIVQVLCSYSTLPLYAIVTQMGSRFKQGIFDQHTVGLLKEWASAGKAGSSTQNRMVMETLESICVSKRSASNEIQEISSTVELSYPNKPCHTT, from the exons ATGGCGGAACAGTCTGAGTCTCTGGAGTATACACCAACATGGGTGGTTGCTGTTGTCTGCTTCATCATCGTTCTCATTTCACTTTTTGCTGAACGTGGCCTTCATCGTCTTGGAAAG TTCTTTCGGGAAAAGAATCAAGATGCCCTATACGAGGCCCTGCAGAAATTAAAAGAAG AATTGATGCTTTTGGGATTTATTTCATTACTATTGACGGTGTCTCAAGGAGCAATAAGCAAAATATGCATTCCTGAAAATATAGCAAAGATAATGCTTCCATGCAAGCTCAAAGAACTATCTGGCAATTCTAGTCATCTGATCACCGGGAGGCACCTTTTAGCCGGATCTGGTGGTGCAGATCATTGTAGCCGTCATGAG GGACAAACTCCCCTATTATCCTTGGAGGCATTGCATCAACTGCACATTTTCATATTTGTATTGGCAGTCACACATGTGATCTTCTGTGCCACCACCATGGTTCTTGGAGGGGCTAAG ATACAACAATGGAGACACTGGGAGAACTCAATTCAAAAGGAATCAAGACCACATCATG TGCATATACTCCATCTTCAATCATTCATGGATAGAGCTGGTAGACGTTGGAGGAAGTACGCTCCCGTGAGTTGGACG GTTGCATTTTTCAAACAATTCTATGGTTCAGTAACAAAGTCAGACTATGTTGTCTTGCGGACTGGATTTATCAGG GAACATTGTCCAACCAATCCTAAGTTTAATTTTCACAAATATATGTTGCGGACACTGGAGCATGATTTTAAAAGGATTGTTGGAATCAG TTGGTACTTGTGGCTTTTTGTCGTTCTTTTTTTGTTGATCAACATTGCAG GATGGCACTCTTACTTTTGGCTATCATTTTTACCTCTAGTT CTACTACTTCTTGTGGGAACAAAATTGGAACACATAATAACAGAATTGGCTCAAGAGGTTGCAGAGAGGTCATCAATAGTAGATGAAACCACACCAGTTAGGCCCTCTGATGAGTTGTTTTGGTTTCACAGTCCAACTATTGTCCTTTACCTCATTCACTTCATTTTGTTCCAAAACTCCTTTGAGATTGCTTTCTTTGTCTGGATTTGG TGTACTTACGGATTCAAGTCATGCATCATGGAAGAATTGGGTTATATTATACCAAGACTAATCATTGG GGTGATTGTTCAAGTTCTTTGCAGTTACAGTACTTTGCCCTTATATGCTATTGTCACACAG ATGGGAAGCAGATTCAAGCAGGGAATATTTGATCAGCATACAGTAGGACTTCTCAAGGAGTGGGCATCAGCTGGTAAAGCTGGTTCATCAACCCAAAATAGGATGGTCATGGAAACACTAGAAAGCATCTGTGTTTCTAAAAGATCTGCATCCaatgaaattcaagaaatttCATCAACTGTTGAGCTTTCTTATCCAAACAAGCCTTGTCATACTACTTAA